From a single Brassica napus cultivar Da-Ae chromosome C9, Da-Ae, whole genome shotgun sequence genomic region:
- the LOC106406705 gene encoding mitochondrial outer membrane import complex protein METAXIN-like, whose product MEGDQDTSDFTLVTRKPCFGLPTACPNCLPAYIYLKLAQLPFQLAFNSTFPDSEELPYFESGTYVAYNNEDGGVIEKLEKDGIVNLDSQLQSLPDYLSLKALIVSWLDEALTYEIWVGTEGASASKIYYSDLPWVIGKVLFYKQTYLTKKRLGLTKENAEQREKLIYKRASEAYEALSTRLGEQKFLFEDRPSSLDAFFLSHMLFTIQVLPETSVLRHKLLEQSNLVRYAERLKSEFLEESSSSPSPPLHSFPSSFPGKGSKTKSKPKAEKSEEEKKFKKRARFFLAAQFLAVVIYVSVMGGVSSDEVEYEDDD is encoded by the exons ATGGAAGGCGATCAAGACACATCTGATTTCACTTTGGTAACGAGGAAGCCTTGCTTCGGTCTTCCAACAGCTTGCCCTAACTGCCTTCCCGCTTACATATACCTCAAACTAGCCCAGCTTCCTTTTCAACTTGCCTTCAATTCCACCTTCCCTGATTCAG AGGAACTGCCATACTTTGAAAGTGGGACATATGTTGCATACAACAATGAAGATGGTGGGGTGATTGAGAAACTGGAGAAAGATGGGATTGTTAATCTTGACTCTCAGCTTCAGTCTCTTCCTGATTATCTATCCTTGAAGGCGCTTATTGTATCGTGGCTGGATGAAGCGCTTACGTATGAGATATGGGTTGGTACAGAGGGAGCATCTGCTTCCAAGATCTACTACTCAGATCTTCCTTGGGTGATCGGCAAGGTCCTGTTCTATAAGCAGACGTATTTGACCAAGAAGCGTTTAGGACTCACCAAAGAAAACGCAGAGCAAAGAGAAAAACTG ATATACAAGAGGGCAAGTGAGGCGTATGAAGCTTTGTCGACTAGGTTAGGCGAGCAGAAGTTTCTCTTTGAAGACAG ACCATCGAGTTTGGATGCTTTCTTTCTATCTCACATGCTTTTTACTATCCAAGTATTACCG GAAACATCAGTGCTTCGGCACAAACTTCTGGAACAAAGTAATCTTGTCAGATATGCTGAGAGACTCAAGTCGGAGTTCCTAGAAGagtcttcatcatctccttccCCTCCCCTTCACTCATTCCCTTCCTCATTTCCAGGAAAGG GTTCGAAAACAAAGAGCAAACCAAAGGCAGAAAAGAGCGAAGaggagaaaaaattcaaaaagagagcaagattctTTCTTGCTGCTCAGTTTCTAGCCGTTGTTATTTACGTATCCGTGATGGGAGGAGTTAGTTCCGATGAAGTGGAGTATGAAGATGATGATTAG
- the LOC106406704 gene encoding protein ALTERED PHOSPHATE STARVATION RESPONSE 1 isoform X2: protein MGCSHSKLDDEEAVQICKDRKRFIKQAIQDRTKFASGHIAYINSLRQVSDALHDFIQGDNNYKPHEFVPSHDSFEVTPVKRKPPSSSRRRSTSRSGCDEFITISPSSMPPKMIQEKPRTKVRANYLMANRSRPVRVEQRSPETFRVESFPPPPSHQYGEGEADGFFGMNVDMNVNTSAASSSSFWNPLSSPEQRLSTHNIPPPSPQNSQWDFFWNPFSSLDYYGYNNSYDRGSVETRTGTVDDEIKGLRRVREEEGIPDLEEDDEPQPQPQPPRFQNHNLKGNEASRGNVDKSCCKEEVKVEDVDDDDEDEDEDEDEDDDGEFTDSGCESENEEDEKCVGTQEQRTVEVPKVETKDNVVGVGKVEEVKNVVNVAKRDTQGFTAYVNRRPTSMAEVIKDLEDQFTTICDAAKEVSGLLEASRAQYPPSPNDHTMKKLNPVALFRSGSSRSSSSRFLLTSSGGSGSESRSDVSDESCMVSGSHQTTLDKLFAWEKKLYDEVKSGERVRRAYEKKCMQLRNQDVKGDDPFAVDKTRATIRDLDTQIKVSIHSIESISRRIETLRDQELLPQLMELVHGLTRMWQVMAESHQIQRRTLDEAKMLLAGAPVSKRHKKRQPPVMPEAINSQRLAQSALNLEAQLRNWRACFEFWITSQRSYVTALSGWLLRCLRCDPDPEKVRLSSCPHPIYRVCIQWSKLLNSLEEKPVLDKLEFFASGMGSVYARQVREDPSWSGSGGSRRYSGSESLDLVLAEDVVMTAEKLAEVAVKVLCHGMSVAVSSLAEFAIYSADEHSKLVNQPEDTSGQRPDVNFNS from the exons ATGGGATGTTCTCACTCCAAGttagacgacgaagaagctgtccagaTCTGTAAAGACAGGAAACGTTTCATCAAACAAGCGATACAAGACAGAACCAAGTTTGCCTCTGGTCACATTGCTTATATCAACTCACTTAGACAAGTCTCTGACGCTCTCCATGACTTCATCCAAGGAGACAACAACTACAAGCCTCACGAGTTCGTTCCCAGTCACGACTCATTTGAGGTGACTCCGGTTAAGAGAAAACCACCGAGCAGCAGCCGCCGTAGAAGCACCAGCAGGAGCGGCTGTGATGAGTTCATAACCATTTCGCCTTCTTCCATGCCTCCAAAAATGATTCAAGAAAAGCCAAGAACGAAGGTGAGAGCGAACTACTTGATGGCTAACAGAAGCAGACCGGTTCGTGTCGAGCAGAGATCCCCTGAAACGTTTCGCGTTGAGTCGTTTCCACCACCGCCGAGTCACCAATACGGAGAAGGAGAAGCTGATGGTTTCTTTGGGATGAATGTGGATATGAATGTGAACACTTcagcagcttcttcttcttcgttttggAATCCGTTGAGCTCTCCTGAACAAAGGCTAAGCACTCATAACATTCCTCCTCCTTCGCCGCAGAACTCGCAGTGGGACTTCTTCTGGAATCCCTTCTCTTCGTTGGATTATTATGGATATAATAATAGTTATGATAGGGGAAGTGTGGAGACTCGTACTGGTACTGTGGATGATGAGATTAAAGGATTGAGACGTGTTCGTGAGGAAGAAGGGATTCCAGACTTGGAGGAAGACGATGAACCTCAGCCTCAGCCTCAGCCTCCGAGGTTTCAGAATCATAACTTGAAAGGAAACGAAGCTAGTAGAGGTAATGTTGACAAGAGTTGTTGTAAGGAGGAAGTTAAAGTTGAAGacgttgatgatgatgatgaagatgaggatgaggatgaggatgaggatgatgatgggGAGTTTACGGACAGTGGGTGTGAAAGCGAAAACGAGGAAGATGAGAAATGCGTTGGAACGCAAGAACAGCGAACCGTTGAGGTGCCTAAAGTAGAAACTAAAGATAATGTTGTTGGAGTTGGGAAGGTTGAAGAGGTGAAGAATGTTGTTAACGTTGCTAAAAGAGATACGCAAGGTTTCACGGCGTATGTGAACCGGAGACCAACGAGCATGGCAGAGGTAATCAAAGACCTTGAAGATCAGTTCACAACCATTTGCGACGCGGCCAAGGAAGTCTCGGGGCTATTGGAAGCTAGCAGAGCTCAGTACCCACCGTCTCCTAATGATCATA CAATGAAGAAGCTGAATCCTGTAGCTTTGTTTCGCTCGGGTTCATCAAGATCTTCCTCTTCAAGATTCTTGCTCACTTCTTCTGGTGGTTCCGGGTCTGAAAGTAGAAGCGATGTTTCAGATGAATCTTGCATGGTTTCAGGTAGCCACCAAACAACACTGGACAAACTTTTCGCGTGGGAGAAGAAACTCTACGATGAAGTTAAG TCCGGAGAACGTGTTAGAAGAGCATACGAGAAGAAATGTATGCAGCTAAGGAATCAAGACGTTAAAGGTGATGATCCTTTTGCAGTTGATAAAACAAGAGCTACGATTAGAGACCTTGACACACAGATAAAGGTCTCTATACACTCTATTGAATCCATCTCCAGAAGGATTGAGACTCTTCGCGACCAAGAACTGTTGCCTCAGCTTATGGAGCTTGTTCATGG ATTAACAAGGATGTGGCAAGTGATGGCAGAGAGTCATCAGATACAGAGAAGAACACTAGACGAAGCCAAAATGTTACTTGCAGGGGCACCTGTTTCAAAGCGTCACAAGAAGAGACAGCCTCCAGTAATGCCAGAGGCAATCAACTCTCAAAGATTAGCTCAATCTGCTTTGAATCTTGAAGCTCAGCTTCGAAACTGGAGAGCCTGCTTCGAGTTCTGGATCACGTCTCAGAGATCCTACGTGACAGCATTGTCCGGTTGGCTTCTGAGATGTCTCAGATGTGATCCTGACCCTGAGAAAGTTAGATTGTCCTCGTGTCCTCACCCTATATACCGAGTCTGCATCCAGTGGTCCAAGTTGCTTAACAGCTTGGAGGAGAAGCCGGTTTTGGACAAACTCGAGTTCTTTGCCTCAGGGATGGGTTCGGTATACGCAAGACAGGTTAGGGAAGACCCGAGTTGGAGCGGAAGCGGCGGGTCAAGGAGATATTCCGGGTCGGAAAGCTTGGACCTTGTGTTGGCTGAAGATGTTGTGATGACTGCTGAGAAACTTGCAGAGGTTGCTGTGAAAGTTCTCTGCCATGGGATGTCTGTTGCAGTGAGCTCACTAGCTGAGTTTGCTATCTACTCGGCTGATGAACACTCAAAGCTTGTTAACCAACCAGAGGACACGTCAGGGCAACGTCCGGATGTAAATTTCAATTCCTAA
- the LOC106406704 gene encoding protein ALTERED PHOSPHATE STARVATION RESPONSE 1 isoform X1 produces MGCSHSKLDDEEAVQICKDRKRFIKQAIQDRTKFASGHIAYINSLRQVSDALHDFIQGDNNYKPHEFVPSHDSFEVTPVKRKPPSSSRRRSTSRSGCDEFITISPSSMPPKMIQEKPRTKVRANYLMANRSRPVRVEQRSPETFRVESFPPPPSHQYGEGEADGFFGMNVDMNVNTSAASSSSFWNPLSSPEQRLSTHNIPPPSPQNSQWDFFWNPFSSLDYYGYNNSYDRGSVETRTGTVDDEIKGLRRVREEEGIPDLEEDDEPQPQPQPPRFQNHNLKGNEASRGNVDKSCCKEEVKVEDVDDDDEDEDEDEDEDDDGEFTDSGCESENEEDEKCVGTQEQRTVEVPKVETKDNVVGVGKVEEVKNVVNVAKRDTQGFTAYVNRRPTSMAEVIKDLEDQFTTICDAAKEVSGLLEASRAQYPPSPNDHSAMKKLNPVALFRSGSSRSSSSRFLLTSSGGSGSESRSDVSDESCMVSGSHQTTLDKLFAWEKKLYDEVKSGERVRRAYEKKCMQLRNQDVKGDDPFAVDKTRATIRDLDTQIKVSIHSIESISRRIETLRDQELLPQLMELVHGLTRMWQVMAESHQIQRRTLDEAKMLLAGAPVSKRHKKRQPPVMPEAINSQRLAQSALNLEAQLRNWRACFEFWITSQRSYVTALSGWLLRCLRCDPDPEKVRLSSCPHPIYRVCIQWSKLLNSLEEKPVLDKLEFFASGMGSVYARQVREDPSWSGSGGSRRYSGSESLDLVLAEDVVMTAEKLAEVAVKVLCHGMSVAVSSLAEFAIYSADEHSKLVNQPEDTSGQRPDVNFNS; encoded by the exons ATGGGATGTTCTCACTCCAAGttagacgacgaagaagctgtccagaTCTGTAAAGACAGGAAACGTTTCATCAAACAAGCGATACAAGACAGAACCAAGTTTGCCTCTGGTCACATTGCTTATATCAACTCACTTAGACAAGTCTCTGACGCTCTCCATGACTTCATCCAAGGAGACAACAACTACAAGCCTCACGAGTTCGTTCCCAGTCACGACTCATTTGAGGTGACTCCGGTTAAGAGAAAACCACCGAGCAGCAGCCGCCGTAGAAGCACCAGCAGGAGCGGCTGTGATGAGTTCATAACCATTTCGCCTTCTTCCATGCCTCCAAAAATGATTCAAGAAAAGCCAAGAACGAAGGTGAGAGCGAACTACTTGATGGCTAACAGAAGCAGACCGGTTCGTGTCGAGCAGAGATCCCCTGAAACGTTTCGCGTTGAGTCGTTTCCACCACCGCCGAGTCACCAATACGGAGAAGGAGAAGCTGATGGTTTCTTTGGGATGAATGTGGATATGAATGTGAACACTTcagcagcttcttcttcttcgttttggAATCCGTTGAGCTCTCCTGAACAAAGGCTAAGCACTCATAACATTCCTCCTCCTTCGCCGCAGAACTCGCAGTGGGACTTCTTCTGGAATCCCTTCTCTTCGTTGGATTATTATGGATATAATAATAGTTATGATAGGGGAAGTGTGGAGACTCGTACTGGTACTGTGGATGATGAGATTAAAGGATTGAGACGTGTTCGTGAGGAAGAAGGGATTCCAGACTTGGAGGAAGACGATGAACCTCAGCCTCAGCCTCAGCCTCCGAGGTTTCAGAATCATAACTTGAAAGGAAACGAAGCTAGTAGAGGTAATGTTGACAAGAGTTGTTGTAAGGAGGAAGTTAAAGTTGAAGacgttgatgatgatgatgaagatgaggatgaggatgaggatgaggatgatgatgggGAGTTTACGGACAGTGGGTGTGAAAGCGAAAACGAGGAAGATGAGAAATGCGTTGGAACGCAAGAACAGCGAACCGTTGAGGTGCCTAAAGTAGAAACTAAAGATAATGTTGTTGGAGTTGGGAAGGTTGAAGAGGTGAAGAATGTTGTTAACGTTGCTAAAAGAGATACGCAAGGTTTCACGGCGTATGTGAACCGGAGACCAACGAGCATGGCAGAGGTAATCAAAGACCTTGAAGATCAGTTCACAACCATTTGCGACGCGGCCAAGGAAGTCTCGGGGCTATTGGAAGCTAGCAGAGCTCAGTACCCACCGTCTCCTAATGATCATAGTG CAATGAAGAAGCTGAATCCTGTAGCTTTGTTTCGCTCGGGTTCATCAAGATCTTCCTCTTCAAGATTCTTGCTCACTTCTTCTGGTGGTTCCGGGTCTGAAAGTAGAAGCGATGTTTCAGATGAATCTTGCATGGTTTCAGGTAGCCACCAAACAACACTGGACAAACTTTTCGCGTGGGAGAAGAAACTCTACGATGAAGTTAAG TCCGGAGAACGTGTTAGAAGAGCATACGAGAAGAAATGTATGCAGCTAAGGAATCAAGACGTTAAAGGTGATGATCCTTTTGCAGTTGATAAAACAAGAGCTACGATTAGAGACCTTGACACACAGATAAAGGTCTCTATACACTCTATTGAATCCATCTCCAGAAGGATTGAGACTCTTCGCGACCAAGAACTGTTGCCTCAGCTTATGGAGCTTGTTCATGG ATTAACAAGGATGTGGCAAGTGATGGCAGAGAGTCATCAGATACAGAGAAGAACACTAGACGAAGCCAAAATGTTACTTGCAGGGGCACCTGTTTCAAAGCGTCACAAGAAGAGACAGCCTCCAGTAATGCCAGAGGCAATCAACTCTCAAAGATTAGCTCAATCTGCTTTGAATCTTGAAGCTCAGCTTCGAAACTGGAGAGCCTGCTTCGAGTTCTGGATCACGTCTCAGAGATCCTACGTGACAGCATTGTCCGGTTGGCTTCTGAGATGTCTCAGATGTGATCCTGACCCTGAGAAAGTTAGATTGTCCTCGTGTCCTCACCCTATATACCGAGTCTGCATCCAGTGGTCCAAGTTGCTTAACAGCTTGGAGGAGAAGCCGGTTTTGGACAAACTCGAGTTCTTTGCCTCAGGGATGGGTTCGGTATACGCAAGACAGGTTAGGGAAGACCCGAGTTGGAGCGGAAGCGGCGGGTCAAGGAGATATTCCGGGTCGGAAAGCTTGGACCTTGTGTTGGCTGAAGATGTTGTGATGACTGCTGAGAAACTTGCAGAGGTTGCTGTGAAAGTTCTCTGCCATGGGATGTCTGTTGCAGTGAGCTCACTAGCTGAGTTTGCTATCTACTCGGCTGATGAACACTCAAAGCTTGTTAACCAACCAGAGGACACGTCAGGGCAACGTCCGGATGTAAATTTCAATTCCTAA
- the LOC106441626 gene encoding G-type lectin S-receptor-like serine/threonine-protein kinase At2g19130, whose product MVSFFCTLSSFFFLCIHVSSAADTISANFTLSGDQTLLSSNGTFKMGFFKPGNSTNFYIGMWYQELSIQTIVWVANRDKPVSDKNTSVLRISDGNLVLLDGNSLVWSTGLNSSSALDAVLQDDGNLVLRDESGSPLWQSFDHLGDTWLPGAKIRYDKRTKKSQRLTSWTSTEDPSPGLFSLELDESTAYKILWNGSKEYWSSGPWNNQSNIFDSVPEMRLNYIYNFSFFSNETESYFTYSLYNHANVSRFAMDVSGQIKQFTWLNNNNQWNLFWSQPRQQCQVYAYCGSFGICNDKSQPFCQCPQGFRPVSQKDWDLKDYSAGCVRSTELQCSRGEINEFLPLTNVKLPDHNSEEIGSTNCRSACLGDCSCMAYAHEETSNRCLMWSKDVLNLQQLEEDNSEGSTFYLRLSASDMPSGSSSGKSNKVMIIGAVLGSLGVVALVLLAVILILRNLRMKRMRGEKSDGTLAAFSYRELQNSTKNFSEKLGGGGFGSVFKGALQDSSVIAVKRLEGISQGEKQFRTEVVTIGTIQHMNLVRLRGFCSEGNKKLLVYDYMPNGSLDSHLFISQTGEEKNVLGWKLRYQIALGTARGLAYLHDECRDCIIHCDIKPENILLDSQFGPKVADFGLAKLVGRDFSRVLTTMRGTRGYLAPEWISGVAITAKADVYSYGMMLFEIVSGRRNTEQSENGKVRFFPSVAATVLTKDEDIRSLLDPRLEGESVDTEELARACKVACWCIQDEESHRPAMSQVVQILEGVLEVNTPPFPRSIQALVENDGSVVFFTESSSSSSHNSSQKQNHSSSSSKKTTNNNSSA is encoded by the coding sequence ATGGTTTCTTTCTTCTGCACcctctcttccttcttcttcctctgcatcCATGTCTCTTCCGCCGCCGATACGATCTCCGCTAACTTTACTCTCTCCGGAGACCAGACACTCCTCTCCTCCAACGGAACTTTCAAAATGGGTTTCTTCAAACCTGGCAATTCTACAAACTTCTACATAGGTATGTGGTACCAAGAACTCTCTATACAAACAATCGTCTGGGTAGCTAACCGTGACAAACCAGTCTCCGACAAGAACACATCAGTTCTCAGAATCTCCGACGGAAACTTAGTCTTACTCGACGGAAACAGCTTAGTTTGGTCCACCGGTCTCAACTCCTCATCTGCACTTGACGCCGTTTTGCAAGACGACGGCAATCTCGTTCTCCGAGACGAATCGGGCTCTCCTCTATGGCAAAGTTTCGATCACCTCGGTGACACGTGGCTTCCCGGAGCTAAAATCCGGTACGACAAACGAACCAAGAAAAGTCAACGTCTCACGTCGTGGACGAGTACTGAAGACCCATCGCCAGGTTTGTTCTCTCTGGAGCTAGACGAGTCAACCGCTTACAAGATCCTCTGGAACGGGTCGAAGGAGTACTGGTCGAGCGGTCCTTGGAACAATCAGAGCAATATCTTCGACTCGGTACCTGAGATGAGACTCAACTACATCTACAACTTCAGCTTCTTCTCCAACGAAACGGAGTCCTACTTCACTTACTCCCTCTACAACCACGCGAACGTCTCGAGATTCGCCATGGACGTCTCGGGACAGATCAAGCAGTTCACTTGGCTGAACAACAACAACCAGTGGAACCTGTTCTGGTCTCAGCCTCGGCAACAATGCCAAGTGTATGCTTACTGTGGCTCCTTTGGGATTTGCAACGACAAGTCCCAGCCTTTTTGCCAGTGCCCTCAGGGGTTTAGGCCCGTGTCGCAAAAAGACTGGGACTTGAAGGATTACTCTGCGGGCTGCGTCAGAAGCACTGAGCTACAGTGCTCTCGTGGAGAGATCAACGAGTTTCTGCCTCTTACCAACGTGAAGTTACCTGACCACAACTCAGAGGAGATAGGATCAACGAACTGCAGATCAGCTTGTCTAGGGGACTGTTCTTGTATGGCTTACGCACATGAGGAAACCTCGAACCGATGCTTGATGTGGAGTAAAGATGTCTTGAATCTTCAACAACTCGAGGAAGATAACAGCGAGGGGAGCACGTTTTATCTTAGACTCTCTGCTTCCGACATGCCTAGTGGTTCTTCTTCCGGTAAGAGTAACAAAGTGATGATAATCGGCGCGGTTCTAGGATCGTTAGGGGTGGTAGCTCTTGTTTTGTTGGCTGTCATATTAATCTTGAGGAACCTTAGGATGAAGAGAATGAGAGGAGAGAAGAGTGATGGTACGTTGGCTGCGTTTAGCTATAGAGAGTTACAGAACTCGACTAAGAACTTCTCGGAGAAGCTAGGAGGAGGAGGCTTCGGCTCTGTGTTCAAAGGAGCTTTACAGGATTCTAGCGTCATTGCGGTGAAGAGGCTTGAGGGTATAAGCCAAGGAGAGAAGCAGTTTCGGACCGAAGTAGTGACAATAGGAACAATCCAACACATGAACCTAGTGAGGCTTCGCGGGTTTTGCTCCGAAGGAAACAAGAAACTGCTTGTGTATGATTACATGCCAAACGGTTCTTTGGATTCTCATCTTTTCATCAGCCAAACCGGAGAAGAGAAGAACGTCCTGGGGTGGAAACTGCGGTACCAGATCGCGCTAGGGACAGCTAGAGGATTGGCTTACTTGCACGACGAATGTAGAGACTGTATCATTCACTGCGACATAAAACCCGAAAACATCTTGTTAGATTCACAGTTCGGTCCCAAAGTTGCTGATTTCGGCTTAGCGAAGCTCGTGGGCCGAGATTTCAGCAGGGTTTTGACGACAATGAGAGGCACAAGAGGCTACCTTGCACCAGAATGGATCTCCGGAGTGGCGATTACAGCGAAAGCCGATGTTTACAGCTACGGGATGATGCTGTTCGAGATTGTTTCGGGGAGAAGAAACACTGAGCAGTCAGAGAACGGGAAGGTCAGATTCTTTCCTAGTGTGGCTGCGACCGTGCTCACCAAAGATGAAGACATCCGCTCTCTGCTTGACCCGAGACTAGAAGGCGAATCCGTGGATACGGAGGAGCTGGCGAGAGCTTGTAAAGTGGCGTGCTGGTGCATACAGGACGAGGAGAGTCATAGACCAGCGATGAGTCAAGTTGTTCAGATTCTTGAAGGTGTTTTGGAAGTGAATACGCCGCCGTTTCCGAGATCGATTCAAGCTCTAGTTGAAAACGATGGATCTGTTGTCTTCTTCACTGAGTCTTCATCTTCCTCAAGCCATAATTCTTCACAGAAACAGaaccattcttcttcttcttccaagaAAACGACCAACAATAACTCGTCGGCTTAG
- the LOC106402725 gene encoding G-type lectin S-receptor-like serine/threonine-protein kinase At2g19130 has translation MVLFLLFVLFSLFFLCTHVSSADTISADFTLSGDQTILSSGGTFKMGFFQPGNSTNLYIGMWYQELSIQTIVWVANRDKPVSDKKTSVLKISNGNLVLLDGNNQTPVWSTGLNSSSAHEAVLLDDGNLVLRDESGSPLWQSFDHLGDTWLPGAKIRYDKRTKKSQRLTSWTSIEDPAPGLFSVELDESTAYKILWNGSKEYWSSGRWNPQSKIFDSVPEMRLNYIFNYSFFSNATESYFTYSIYNKANISRLVMDVSGQIRQSTWLNNNNQWNLFWSQPRQQCQVYAYCGSFGICNDKSQPFCQCPRGFRPVSQKDWDMKDYSSGCVGKTELQCSRGVVNQFLPLTNVKLPDNLEVWGITSFSICGSTCLGNCSCLAYAHYESSNRCLMWTKDVFNLQQFEEDYSEGNTLYLRLSASDMPSSSSSGKSNKAMIFGAVLGSLGAIALVLLAVIIMLRYSRRKRMRGEKSDGTL, from the coding sequence ATGGTTTTGTTCTTGTTATTCGTCCTGTTttccctcttcttcctctgcaccCATGTCTCTTCCGCGGATACAATCTCCGCTGACTTCACTCTCTCCGGAGACCAGACAATCTTATCCTCCGGCGGAACTTTCAAAATGGGTTTCTTCCAACCCGGTAATTCTACAAACTTGTACATAGGTATGTGGTACCAAGAACTCTCTATACAAACAATCGTCTGGGTAGCTAACCGAGACAAACCAGTCTCCGACAAGAAAACATCAGTTCTCAAAATCTCCAACGGTAACTTAGTTCTACTCGACGGAAACAACCAGACTCCAGTTTGGTCGACCGGTCTCAACTCTTCCTCTGCTCACGAGGCCGTTTTGCTCGATGATGGCAATCTCGTTCTCAGAGACGAGTCCGGCTCTCCTCTATGGCAAAGCTTCGATCATCTCGGTGACACGTGGCTTCCCGGAGCCAAAATCCGGTACGACAAACGAACCAAAAAAAGTCAACGTCTCACGTCGTGGACGAGTATTGAAGACCCAGCACCAGGTTTGTTCTCTGTCGAGCTAGACGAGTCAACAGCTTACAAGATCCTCTGGAACGGGTCCAAGGAGTACTGGTCGAGTGGTCGTTGGAACCCTCAGAGCAAGATCTTCGATTCAGTTCCTGAGATGAGACTCAACTACATCTTCAACTACAGCTTTTTCTCCAACGCAACAGAGTCATACTTCACTTACTCCATCTATAACAAGGCCAACATCTCACGACTCGTCATGGACGTTTCGGGACAGATTAGGCAGTCCACTTGGTTAAACAACAACAACCAGTGGAACTTGTTTTGGTCTCAGCCTCGACAACAATGTCAAGTGTATGCTTACTGTGGCTCCTTTGGGATTTGCAACGACAAGTCTCAGCCTTTTTGCCAATGCCCTCGTGGGTTTAGGCCCGTGTCGCAAAAAGATTGGGACATGAAGGATTACTCTTCAGGCTGCGTTGGAAAGACCGAGCTACAATGCTCTCGTGGAGTCGTTAACCAGTTTCTGCCTCTTACCAACGTGAAACTACCTGACAATTTAGAGGTATGGGGGATAACTAGTTTTAGTATTTGCGGGTCGACTTGTCTAGGGAACTGTTCTTGTTTGGCTTATGCACATTACGAAAGCTCGAACCGATGCTTGATGTGGACTAAAGATGTCTTCAATCTTCAACAATTCGAAGAAGATTACAGTGAGGGGAATACACTTTATCTTAGACTCTCTGCTTCCGACATGCCTAGTAGTTCTTCCTCCGGTAAGAGTAACAAAGCGATGATATTTGGCGCGGTTCTAGGGTCGCTAGGGGCTATAGCTCTTGTTCTGTTGGCGGTAATCATAATGTTAAGGTACAGTAGGAGAAAGAGAATGAGAGGAGAGAAGAGTGATGGAACATTGTGA
- the LOC106404845 gene encoding uncharacterized protein LOC106404845: MGNCLFGGLGNMEEYLPTKVTKPDSGVLEFFSPIAAGSNELKTSVGNCHVRSNSESLPVITPYGKSLDYNRRVLKRSYTNVFSKNTRHKEKKKTRKRMRNKGDIWKVKLVINTEELLQILSEEGRTNELIESVRAVAKCKNVVASEMNLSVVQV, from the coding sequence ATGGGGAACTGTTTATTCGGAGGGTTAGGCAACATGGAAGAGTACTTACCTACCAAAGTCACAAAACCGGACAGTGGAGTTCTAGAGTTCTTCTCCCCCATCGCAGCAGGCTCCAACGAGTTGAAGACTTCTGTCGGAAACTGTCATGTGAGATCCAACAGCGAGTCCTTGCCAGTGATAACTCCGTATGGAAAGTCTCTGGATTACAACCGCAGGGTGTTGAAGAGATCGTACACAAACGTCTTTTCAAAAAATACCCGAcataaggagaagaagaagacgaggaaGCGTATGAGAAACAAAGGTGATATATGGAAAGTGAAGCTGGTCATAAACACGGAAGAGCTGTTGCAGATATTGTCCGAAGAGGGAAGAACAAACGAGCTGATAGAGAGTGTAAGAGCCGTCGCCAAGTGTAAAAACGTTGTCGCGTCCGAGATGAACTTGTCGGTGGTACAggtctaa